The window TATTTTTTAGCATCGAATGCAAAAGTCGTTTCAGGTACGTTTACATTTGGCGAAAACGTTCTAACATTGTAAGTGTATTTGTTACCGTTTTTATCGAATAGCACTACATTTGCAATTTGTTTTGCAGCTTTATCTATACTTAAACGTACTTTAAATACCGATTTCTTGCTGTCAATAGGCGTTAAATCAATCATTTGATATGTTTTAGCACCAACTTTTTCTTCGCCAGTATAGATATATTTGAATCCTTTCTCGTAAACTGTAAATATTTTGGCTGGATTGATTGCATCGCCGCTGTTGTCTACATTACTAACTTGAACTTCTTTATCCTTCTTTAAATAAGTCCACTGACTTTTTCCATCACTAAATAACTCTTGGTTGGTCATCGCAACTTTATACTTATTTGAGTTTGCTTTAACGTATAAAGTTCCTTGCTGAGTTTCCTTTACTTTAGCTTTTGGATTATCTAACGTAAAAGTAAAATCTGTTTTAACTACATTGTATGATTTGTATTTCTTACTCACATCAGCTAAAATGGCTTTAGCTTTCGCATCAGTTTGAGCATAAGTTGATGCTGTAGAGGTAACGACAACCAATAATGCAAAAAATAATTTCTTCATCTTTTCTTTTTTAAGTTTTTTTTGAAATTGAATTAGATCTTTTTATTTCGATCTAATCCTTGTTATTCATTGCATTCAAGAATTGTTCCAAAGAATATTCATCTGGATATAAAACCTCTCTAGCTTTACTTCCTTCAAAAGGACCAACGATTCCAGCAGATTCCAACTGATCAATAATCCTCCCAGCACGATTGTAACCTAGTTTCATTTTCCTTTGAATTAAAGAAGTGGAACCTTGTTGATGCATAACAATAAGTCTTGCTGCCTCTTCAAAAAGTTTATCGCGTTCGTTTGGATCAAAATCAGTTTTGTTTCCCTCTCCATTTTCATCAACATATTCAGGTAATTGATAAGCTTCAGAATATCCTCTTTGATTACCAATATATTCTGATATTCTATCGACTTCTGGTGTATCAACAAAAGCACACTGTAGCCTGATTAAGTCGCTACCTGTAGATAAAAGCATATCTCCTCTTCCTATTAACTGGTCTGCTCCTCCACTATCTAAAATAGTTCTCGAATCAATTTTAGACAATACACGGAATGCTAATCTGGCTGGGAAATTTGCTTTAATGGTTCCAGTTATGATGTTTACAGAAGGACGTTGTGTGGCCAAAACCAAGTGAATTCCAATGGCCCTAGCTAATTGTGCTAAACGGGCAATAGGTGCTTCAACTTCTTTTCCGGCAGTCATCATTAAATCTGCAAATTCATCAACCACCAAAACAATAAAAGGCAAAAATCTGTGCCCGTTGTTGGGATTTAGCTTTCGCTTGATAAACTTATCATTGTATTCTTTTAAATTTCGAACTTGAGCATCCTTTAACAAATCATAACGCTGATCCATTTCAATACAAAGTGAATTTAGCGTATTTACAACTTTTTTCGTATCCGTGATAATTGCATCAGCTTCACCAGGGAGTTTAGCCAGAAAGTGTCTTTCAATTCTATTAAAAAGGGTTAGCTCTACTTTTTTAGGATCAACTAATACAAATTTTAGCTGAGCTGGATGTTTCTTAAATAGTAGCGAAACTAAAATCGCATTAATACCTACAGATTTACCTTGACCGGTTGCACCGGCAACAAGCAAGTGTGGCATTTTAGCCAAATCGGCAATATACACTTCGTTGCTTATGGTTTTACCTAAAGCAATGGGTAAATCCATCGTGTTTTGAACCCATTTCTCTGTATTTAAAATGCTTCGCATTGGAACCATTTCTGGATGTTGATTAGGCACTTCAATACCTATAGTACCTTTTCCAGGCATTGGAGCAATAATACGAATACCTAAAGCTGCCAGCGAAAGAGCAATATCATCCTCTAAATTTTTAATTTTAGAAATGCGTACGCCTGGAGCAGGTATGATTTCATATAACGTTACAGTTGGGCCAATAGTAGCTTTTATCTTATCAATCTCAATGTTATAATGATTAAGCGTTTCAACAATTTTATTCTTATTTGCCTCTAATTCTTCTGCATTGACAGAAATTTTGTTGGTACCATAATTTTCTAATAAATCGATTGTTGGATATTTATAGCCTGACAGATCTAATTTTTCGTCATAATTGCCAAACTGCTCTACCAAATCATCTGATTTAATTTCTTCTTCAGTTTTTTGTATCGTAAAAGCAGGTTCATTTTCTATAGCTGATGGATTCTCAACCACCAAAGGCAATGTAGAAACAGTTGCGGCAGCAATAGGCAAATTGGTTGTTAATGGTGAAAGCGCAACAGGTGAGGCAACTTTTACTTCCTCCTCATTATCCTGATATCTATTTGGTTGTAAAACTACATTTTGAGGTTTACGTTCATTGTTTGGAGAAGATTTTTTATCAACAGAAAATTCAATTGAGCCAGAAGAATGATCATAATCTTTATTTTTTGACGATTCTGCTCGTATATCATTAACATAATCGGGCGTTTCCGCATCCATATAAACTTCTTTTTTTCGCTCTGGAAACTTAAAGTCGATATTATATGCAATTATTAAAATAGTTAAACTTGCAAAGGCTATTAAGCCCGCAACACCTGCAGCACCAATTTGTGCGCCTAATAATTTGTTACTCCAATACCCGAATTCACCTTCTAAATAATGTGGCGATTCTGTCCAAAAGCTATGGGCAAAACCTAATGTTAACGAAACCAATAACAAGAAAAAAAAGCTGTAGCCCAGTGTTTTCGAAATTGATAAAATTTTAACTTTAAATAATAAGCGATAGCCAATGATGAAAAAAGCTAAAACGAATAAAAATGATGCAATACCAAACCATTCGTAGATAAATTGATGGGAAAGTAATGCCCCAAATTTGCCAAGCCAATTTTGTATTACTGGTATGATTACTCCAGATTCTCTTAATTCTTCCGCTGTTTTAAAAAGATTTTTCCAACCACCGTTGGCATCAATAACATAACTTTGATCATCCTGCCAAGTAAATAAATAAGAAGTAAAAGCTATTAAAAAGTAGAGCGAAAGCATTACAAAAAATAGACCTACAATTTTTACTGCTCGACCATCTTGCAAATCAAAGCTTGGTAAATAATCTCTCTTTTCTTTAGATTGACGGTTAGAATTTATTCTTCCTGGTGCGCTATCTGCACCTTTATCCCTTATAGTATTGGTTTTAAACTGGTTACCCCTTACCGACATCTTTAATTTTAGTAATTTATACGAAACAAATTTAGATTAAAATGAGCAGCATTTACGATTGAGTTTAAAAAAAATATTTCAGCCGTATAATATAAATGCATAGTCATGAAATTAAGGTAATTATATTTATCTACAAATTTCACTTAAAATTATAAACGAAAAATTCGTGATAAGCTTGTATGCTAGATTCTTTTAAATTTATGGTTTATGATCTGTTTGGCTTTTTTCGCCTTAAAATTTGCTTAACTTTTATAATTGCAAATGTTTAATAAGAGAACTTATTTAGAAATAATAAAACACATAAAAATTACCTTTGTAAACATGCAGTAAGAATTAATATTTTCAGTTTCTTTAATTTTTTATTAATTTAAAAATAATTCTAAAAGATTCAATATAATGAATATAACACAGCTTGAGGAACAAATAGAGGCAGGAAATTTACCTGCTGTTAAAGCTATTTTAATTCAAAATTCAATTTTAGCCAGCACTAAAACTTCACATCATATTTCGCCTTTATTATTGGCCTGTTATTATAAAAAACATGAAATTGCTGAATTAATTACTGAATTCGTTGATAACTTAACCTTATTTGAAGCTTGTGCTGTGGGCAAACTTGATATTGCTACGCTGCTTATATTTCAAAGTCCTACTATAATTAATGACTTTTCTGACGATGGC is drawn from Pedobacter mucosus and contains these coding sequences:
- a CDS encoding LolA family protein, which codes for MKKLFFALLVVVTSTASTYAQTDAKAKAILADVSKKYKSYNVVKTDFTFTLDNPKAKVKETQQGTLYVKANSNKYKVAMTNQELFSDGKSQWTYLKKDKEVQVSNVDNSGDAINPAKIFTVYEKGFKYIYTGEEKVGAKTYQMIDLTPIDSKKSVFKVRLSIDKAAKQIANVVLFDKNGNKYTYNVRTFSPNVNVPETTFAFDAKKYPGVEVVDLR
- a CDS encoding FtsK/SpoIIIE family DNA translocase; the protein is MSVRGNQFKTNTIRDKGADSAPGRINSNRQSKEKRDYLPSFDLQDGRAVKIVGLFFVMLSLYFLIAFTSYLFTWQDDQSYVIDANGGWKNLFKTAEELRESGVIIPVIQNWLGKFGALLSHQFIYEWFGIASFLFVLAFFIIGYRLLFKVKILSISKTLGYSFFFLLLVSLTLGFAHSFWTESPHYLEGEFGYWSNKLLGAQIGAAGVAGLIAFASLTILIIAYNIDFKFPERKKEVYMDAETPDYVNDIRAESSKNKDYDHSSGSIEFSVDKKSSPNNERKPQNVVLQPNRYQDNEEEVKVASPVALSPLTTNLPIAAATVSTLPLVVENPSAIENEPAFTIQKTEEEIKSDDLVEQFGNYDEKLDLSGYKYPTIDLLENYGTNKISVNAEELEANKNKIVETLNHYNIEIDKIKATIGPTVTLYEIIPAPGVRISKIKNLEDDIALSLAALGIRIIAPMPGKGTIGIEVPNQHPEMVPMRSILNTEKWVQNTMDLPIALGKTISNEVYIADLAKMPHLLVAGATGQGKSVGINAILVSLLFKKHPAQLKFVLVDPKKVELTLFNRIERHFLAKLPGEADAIITDTKKVVNTLNSLCIEMDQRYDLLKDAQVRNLKEYNDKFIKRKLNPNNGHRFLPFIVLVVDEFADLMMTAGKEVEAPIARLAQLARAIGIHLVLATQRPSVNIITGTIKANFPARLAFRVLSKIDSRTILDSGGADQLIGRGDMLLSTGSDLIRLQCAFVDTPEVDRISEYIGNQRGYSEAYQLPEYVDENGEGNKTDFDPNERDKLFEEAARLIVMHQQGSTSLIQRKMKLGYNRAGRIIDQLESAGIVGPFEGSKAREVLYPDEYSLEQFLNAMNNKD